GAGAACCTCGCCGACGAGTACGGCACCACCAACCCCGTGCTCACCGTCAACGACTCCACGATCAGCACCAACATCGGCACCTACGTCAACAACTGGAACGCCAAGGGCGGCGGCCCCGGGCTGGACTTCACCTCCCGCGGCCGGGAGTGCGACTCCTCCCTCGTCCTCGGCGACGAGCACGCCGTCGGCAGCAGCGAGTGCACCGACGTCTCCCCGCGCCACCAGCTCACCGTCCTCGACACCCGCGGCGGGGAGGATCCGTGGCGGTTCCCCGGCGTGGACCTCGACGTCCTGCGCGTCCTGGGCGAGAACCCGCTGACCGTGCTCCTCCAGGACGACGACGAGAACAGGTTCGTGCAGTCCTTCACCGACGACGGCGGGCAGGGGAAGCTGGTGCCGCTCACCGGCGGCCTCGCCGAGCTGCAGTTCGAGGAGCACACCACCTTCGTCACCGAGGACGGGGTGCTCGTCGCCGAGTACGGGGACAACGTCCACTTCGCCGCCGTGGACCTGAAGTCCGGCGAACTGCTGTGGAAGACGCCGAAGAAGGCATGGCTCCAGATGATCGGCTACGACGCCACCGACGGCCGGCTCATCGCCAGCGCGAAGCCCGGGGAGGGTTTCCACCTGGAGCTCACCGAGTACGACGTGCGCAGCGGCAAGCCGGAGGTCATCGGCGCGCTGGCGGTCAAGGGCCAGTCGATGGGCTCGCCGGCCACGGCCACGTACGCCTGGGACGGCAGCACGGTCTACGTGGTCGCGGAGAACGCCAAGGGCCAGGCGGTGCTGCGCGCCTTCCGCGGCACCGCCTGACCCTCCTTCTCACCCGGCGGTGACCTCGGCGGCGGAGGCGTAGCTTCCGCCGCTGGCCGTGTGCGCCTCCAGGCGTACGTACCGGGCGCCGGCCGCCGCGAAGGAGGCTGTCTTCAGCCGCGCGTCCCGGTCCCAGGTGCCGGCCGCGACCTCGGTGAACTCCCGGCCGTCGGCGGAGACGTACACCTTGTACTGCAGGATCGTGCCGTTGAGGTTGCCGTCGACCCGCGGCTGGTAGGTCACCCGGTCCACCTGCCGGACCGCGCCCAGGTTCAGCGTCAGCGACTGCGGCAGCGGCGTGACGGGGACGTACTCCGAGTGCCAGAAGGTGTTCGGGTCGCCGTCCACCGCGCGCTCGGGCTCCGAGCCGGAGTGCCAGCTCGTGGCGTACACCCGCGGCTCCGTGCACTCCGGGGTGACGGTGACCGGCACCGTGAACGCCTCGTCCCCGACCCGGACGCGCACCGGGTACTCGCCCGGCGGGGTGTCCGCGGCGGCGGTGAGGGAGAGCCGCGCGGCCCGCGCCTGCCCCGCGGGCACCTGGAGCGTCGCGGCGGCGGGGGAGACGGCCAGCGGCGCGTCGGCCGCCGCCGTGACCTCGCGGGTGACGGGCTCCGCCGTGTAGTTGGCGACCAGGGCCACCGCGTCGCCGACCCGCTCGCCCAGCTCGCAGCGCGACATCTCGGCCCGGCCGGGGACCACGGCGGTCGCGGTCGGCGGCGGGGCGGCGAGCCGCGCGAAGGAGAAGGGCTGGTCGGCGTAGTACGTGCCGCGGCACTCCGGCGGCGCGCTCGCGCCCTCGCCGCGGTCGAACGCCTCCTTGCACGCCCGCGCGTCGGGCAGCTCCCGCCGGTAGGCGGCGTCGACGTAGCCGTCGCGCACGTCGCCGCGGGCAAAGAGGTAGGTGCGGTACGCCGACCAGGGCTCGGCACCGCGTTCGTACGCCGTGTCGCGGTACGCCCGCTGCGCGGTCAGGGCGTCCCAGAACGGGGCCGGCGCGCAGCCGATGGCCAGGTACGCCACCGGCTCCGCGCAGCGGCCGGCGCGGAAGTCGCCGCCGAGCACGTCGACCTGGGGCGTGCCGGCCCGCGCCGGGTGGCGCTCGGCGAGGAAGCCGGCGAGTGCCTCGGCGGCCGGCGCCGGGCTGCCGGCGACGTGCGCGCTGACCAGCGGCGCCCGCAGGACCGGGCGGGCGCGGGTCTCCACGACGGCGTACGCCTGGTCCTCGCTCTGCACCCGGTGGAAGCCGGGGGTGCCGACGGTCCGTACCGTGTCGGCGTTGACGACGATCGCCGACTCCCGCACGGCGCCGTCCGGGAGGTACGGGCTGTCGCCGGGGGCGACGGCGACCTGGTAGCGCTCTCCGGTGGCGTCACCGAGCCGCGCGGCGACGTGCCGGGCGCCGGGGCCCAGCACCTCGGTGAGCAGCAGCGCGTCCGGCGGGGCGGGGGCGGCGGCGGTGAGGCGGTCGACGAAGGTGTCGAGGTCGGCGGTCTCGGCCGCGTCGGCGGGACGTACCGCCTCCTGGAGGTTGGCCTGGACGACCAGCAGCCCCCCGGCCTCCGCCGGCTCCCGTGCCGCGGCGCCCGCCGGGGCGGCGGGTGCGGTGAGCGGCGACAGGGCGGCGAACGCGGCCAGCGCGGCGACGGCGGCGCCGGCCCGTCTGCGTATCGGGTGCATGCTCACGCCTCCTGCAGCTCGGGCCGGCCGGCTTCCACGACGAACGAACGGCGGGTGCTCACCGCACCGTCCGGCACGGAGACCTTGTCCACCACGAGGTAGTCGGCGCGCCACTCGCCTGGGGAGACGGTGCAGCGGACGTAGCCGCGCTGGCCGTTGTAGAAGGACAGATGCGGGTTGGCCGCCAGCCACTCCCCGGCCTGCGGGCCGCTGTCGGCCCCGTTCCCGCCGGAGGTGATCGAGGTGGTGACGAACTCCGGTGCCACGGCGGGGGAGGAGGGGTCGGTGAAGTCCCGCTTGACGGTGCCGGCCATGTTGACGTGCATGTCGCCGGTGAGGACGACCGGGTTGGCCACGCGCCGCTCGGCGATGCCGTCGAGGAGGCGGTTGCGGGTCGCGGTATAGCCGTCCCAGGCATCGCCGTTGAGCTGCTGGAGCCCGGGGTCGGTGAGCCGGTCGAGCTGCATCATCAGCACCTGCTGGGTGAGGACGTTCCAGACGGCGCCGGAATCCGCGAGGCCGTCGAGCAGCCAGCGCTCCTGCGCGGCGCCGAGCATGGAGCGGGCCGGGTCGTCGCGGCGGGTGATGTCGATGGGGTCGCGGAACTGCCGGGCGTCCAGGACGTGGAAGCGGGCCAGCCCGCCGTAGTCGAGGGTGCGGTGCAGCCGCATGTCCGGGCCCTGCGGCAGCGAGGAGGCGCGCAGCGGGAGGTGCTCGTAGTACGCGCGGAAGGCGGCGGCGCGGCGGCGGAGCAGATCCTCGGGGGAGGCGCCGCTGAAGGACGTCTCGTCGGACCAGTTGTCCTCCACGTCGTGGTCGTCGACGGTGACGATCCACGGGGCGGCGGCGTGCGCGGCCTGGAGGTCGGGGTCGGTGCGGTAGAGCGCGTACCGCAGCCGGTACTGGTCGAGCGTCAGGGTCTCGGCGTTGTGCGCGGCGGACAGGTCGGTACCGCGGGGGCCGCTGGTGCGGCCCACCGGGTACTCGTAGATGTAGTCGCCGAGGTGCGCGACCAGGTCGACGTCCTGCGAGGCCAGGTGGCGGTAGGCGGTGTAGAAGCCGTCCGACCAGCTCTGGCAGGTGGCGAGGGCCAGCGTCATCGGGGTGAGCGAGCCGGCCGCGGGCGCGGTCTTCGTCCGGCCCACCGGGCTCAGCTCGCCGCCCGTACGGAACCGGTACCAGTACTCGCGGCCGGGCCGCAGCCCCGTCACCTCGACGTGGACGGAGTGGGCGAAGTCCCGCCTGGCGGCGGCCGTACCGCGGCGTACCACCCGGCGCATCCCGGGGTCCTCCGCGACCTCCCAGCGCACCGCCACGTCCTGCGGCGGCATCCCGCCGAGGCCGTCCTCGGCCAGCGGCACCGGCGCCAGCCGGGTCCACAGCACGACGCCGTGCGGCAGCGGTTCGCCGGAGGCGACGCCGAGGGTGAAGGGGTTGTCGTGGTACCGGGGCGCGGCCGCGGCAGGCGCCGGGGTGAACTGGGCGGCCGCGGCCATCCCGGCGAGCGCGCCGGTGAGCCGGAGCACCTGGCGTCTGCTGGGGCGGGTGGGCCGCACGGGTCTGCCCGGGCGCCCGTGACGGGGGTGCAGGGGAGAGGTGGAAGACATCCGTGCAGTGTTGGCACGCCCCGGAGCAAGGTCAAGACCCGCCCGGCGAACGGGCGTTGAACCCGCGGTGGCCGCCGTCCCGGCAGCGCGGAGCCCGGAGGGCGTCCCGGCTCGGGCCGGCCGGGACGCCCTCCGGGGCGGGGAGGGATGGTTCCTTACCGGTGTTCGTGGTCCTCGGCCGCGCTGGCCTTCGGGGGGTTCGCCCCCGGGTACCACTCGTTCGCCGCCTTGCCGTTGAGGTCCCAGACGGCCTGGCCGGCGCGGAAGGTGGTCTCGGCGACCAGCTTCTCCTTGCCGTCGATCCGCCAGCCGAAGCTGTCGACGTAGCCGAACGTGCCCTTCTCCAGGGCGAAGACCGCGATGTCCGCGGGCGCCCCGACCGACAGGTTGCCGAGGTCGGGCCGCTGGATGGTCTGGGCCGGGGTCCAGGTGGACGCCTCGACGACGTCCCCCAGCGGCATGCCGAGCGTCAGGAACTTCGACATGACGTTGGACATGTCCTTCATGCCGCTGTTCATGCTGGAGATGTGCAGGTCGGTGGAGATGACGTCGGGCGTGAAGCCCTCCTTCATCCCGGGTACCGCCACGTCCCAGGAGAAGCTGCCGCCGCCGTGGCCGACCTCGAAGACGACGCCGCGGTCGCGGCCCTGCTGCATGGCCGGGTTGAGCTTGCCGTCCTTGCCCAGCTCGCCGCGGAGCCCGGAGAACATGTGCGAGTAGACGTCGCCGGGCCGCAGCTTCTCGTTGAGCAGTTGCGACAGCGGGCGCTCCGGCGTGTTCGCGCCGAAGTCGACCATGACCGGGACGCCGGCTTCCTCGCCCGCCGCGACGGAGTTCTCCACCGGGTCCCACTCGGGGCCGTTGTAGTGCGCCGTCTTGATGCCGACGATGGTCTCCGGGTTCGCCTTGGCCACCTCGGCCGCGGGCCCGGGCTTCATGTCCGCCAGGTCCTGCTCGTACGGGTGGCCCGCCATGCCCTTGCCCACGATGTTCAGGAAGGACAGCACCCGGGTCTTCGACTTGTCGATGACCTCCGTCTTGAACTGGTCGAAGTTGCTCGCGCCCGCCGAGCCGGTGTCCACGGCCGTGGTGACGCCGGCCCGGAGCGTGAAGCCGTCGGGAGCCACGCCGTTCCAGCCGTTGGCGTAGTCCTGCTTCGGGCCCGGGAACATGTGCGCGTGCATGTCGATCAGGCCGGGGGTGACGTAGTTGCCGCGGGCGTCGACCGTCTTCTCCGCGCCCGAGGCGTCGATGCTCCGCGCCACCTTGGCGATCTTGCCGTCCTTGACGGCGACGTCACGCACGCCGTCGATGTCGTTCTTCGGGTCGATGACGTGGCCCCGCCTGATGACGAGGTCGTACGCGGCGCCCTTGTCGTCGTTCCCCTCGGCCTGGGCGTCCGCGGGCGCCGTGGCGCCGACCGTGGAGGCACCCAGTACGAGGGTGAGCGCCGCGGGAAGTACCGTCCAGGAAACTCGCGATCTCACGTGCATGCCGGCTCGATTCCCCATCTCTCTGTCAGGTGGTGGTGGCGCGTGCGCTACGGATCGTCAGATGACGGCGATGCAGTCGATCTCGACCAGGGAGTCGCCGGGGATGCCCGCGGCGGCGGCGATGGTGGTGCGGACGCCCGGCTCCTTGCCCCAGCGGCCGAGGAAGACCTCGTTCATCCCGGCGTAGTCGTCCAGGGTGTTGAGGTAGACGTTGACCTTGAGGACCTTCTCCATGGAGGAGCCGACCGACTCCAGGTAGCGCTCGATCTCGTTGAGCACGTGGTCGGTGTGGGAGCGGATGTCGCCCTCGAAGTGCGCGCCGATACCGGAGATGAAGACCATGTTGCCGTAGGTCACGATCGGGCTGAACAGCGGGTTCTCCGGCGGCTCGCCGCCACCGGGGTAGTGGACCTCCTTGCGCGGCGGCCGGCCGTGGCCCTTGCCGCTGCTCTGGTCCTTGTCGTCGGCCATCGCCTGGCCGCCCGCGACCACCGGCACGGCGGCCACCGCGGCCACCGGGGCCGCCTTGCGGATGAAGTCCCTGCGGTTGGAGGGCATGCGTTTACTCCTTGTGAATGTTCGGTGCATGACAAGCGGGGTACGGGGCGGCGCGCCGGCCGCGGCTGGCCGGCCGGCGCGCGCCGGCCGTCAGGACCGGGTCGCGGTCCAGGAGCCCTTCAGGTACTCGCCCATGTCGAGTTCGCCGCTGATCGTGTCGCCGGCGACGGTGCCGGTGAAGGTGTAGCTCAGCGAGTCGCCGTGCTCCTCGCCGTAGTTGCTGCGCACCGTGACCTTGTCGGCGCTGACGCTGCCGGAGGCCGGGCGGGTGACGAACTCGCCGGCGTGCCGGCCGCCGACCTTCGCGCCGTCCTGGGTCAGTTCGAGCTTGTGCGCGCTCGACGTGCCCGCGGCGTACGTGATCTCCACGGACCAGGTGCCGGCCACGTCCACGGTCGGCGGCCTGGGCGACTCCGGCGCGGGCGGCGGGTCGCGGAGCAGCCGGACGAGTTCGTCGGAGATGGTCCGCCAGTCCTGGGGCTCCATCATGTACGGGGTGATGGAGACGCCGGTCTGGTCCGGGTCGGAACCGCTCGCGGCGTTGAGCGCGATGCGCGGCTCGCCGTTCCACATCGCGTTCATGATGGTGGTGCC
The Streptomyces sp. CNQ-509 DNA segment above includes these coding regions:
- a CDS encoding discoidin domain-containing protein, with amino-acid sequence MHPIRRRAGAAVAALAAFAALSPLTAPAAPAGAAAREPAEAGGLLVVQANLQEAVRPADAAETADLDTFVDRLTAAAPAPPDALLLTEVLGPGARHVAARLGDATGERYQVAVAPGDSPYLPDGAVRESAIVVNADTVRTVGTPGFHRVQSEDQAYAVVETRARPVLRAPLVSAHVAGSPAPAAEALAGFLAERHPARAGTPQVDVLGGDFRAGRCAEPVAYLAIGCAPAPFWDALTAQRAYRDTAYERGAEPWSAYRTYLFARGDVRDGYVDAAYRRELPDARACKEAFDRGEGASAPPECRGTYYADQPFSFARLAAPPPTATAVVPGRAEMSRCELGERVGDAVALVANYTAEPVTREVTAAADAPLAVSPAAATLQVPAGQARAARLSLTAAADTPPGEYPVRVRVGDEAFTVPVTVTPECTEPRVYATSWHSGSEPERAVDGDPNTFWHSEYVPVTPLPQSLTLNLGAVRQVDRVTYQPRVDGNLNGTILQYKVYVSADGREFTEVAAGTWDRDARLKTASFAAAGARYVRLEAHTASGGSYASAAEVTAG
- a CDS encoding PQQ-binding-like beta-propeller repeat protein, whose amino-acid sequence is MAAPGMPAQPGQAAPPPYAYPAPPPPGSGGGKKAVGIVLSVLLVLAVLGGGAAVVFLSDDDGGGGTSAQDELPANALEQLWSAPLEGSHVAAGDSSSLPGMWPAGDHVVYGDEDGGMRAYDVRSGKEKWRVKPPKRAGELCAMSRGISPGGIGAVAFDAGGDDCAYLAAVEVDTGTLLWSENLADEYGTTNPVLTVNDSTISTNIGTYVNNWNAKGGGPGLDFTSRGRECDSSLVLGDEHAVGSSECTDVSPRHQLTVLDTRGGEDPWRFPGVDLDVLRVLGENPLTVLLQDDDENRFVQSFTDDGGQGKLVPLTGGLAELQFEEHTTFVTEDGVLVAEYGDNVHFAAVDLKSGELLWKTPKKAWLQMIGYDATDGRLIASAKPGEGFHLELTEYDVRSGKPEVIGALAVKGQSMGSPATATYAWDGSTVYVVAENAKGQAVLRAFRGTA
- a CDS encoding amidohydrolase/deacetylase family metallohydrolase, encoding MHVRSRVSWTVLPAALTLVLGASTVGATAPADAQAEGNDDKGAAYDLVIRRGHVIDPKNDIDGVRDVAVKDGKIAKVARSIDASGAEKTVDARGNYVTPGLIDMHAHMFPGPKQDYANGWNGVAPDGFTLRAGVTTAVDTGSAGASNFDQFKTEVIDKSKTRVLSFLNIVGKGMAGHPYEQDLADMKPGPAAEVAKANPETIVGIKTAHYNGPEWDPVENSVAAGEEAGVPVMVDFGANTPERPLSQLLNEKLRPGDVYSHMFSGLRGELGKDGKLNPAMQQGRDRGVVFEVGHGGGSFSWDVAVPGMKEGFTPDVISTDLHISSMNSGMKDMSNVMSKFLTLGMPLGDVVEASTWTPAQTIQRPDLGNLSVGAPADIAVFALEKGTFGYVDSFGWRIDGKEKLVAETTFRAGQAVWDLNGKAANEWYPGANPPKASAAEDHEHR
- a CDS encoding alkaline phosphatase gives rise to the protein MLRLTGALAGMAAAAQFTPAPAAAAPRYHDNPFTLGVASGEPLPHGVVLWTRLAPVPLAEDGLGGMPPQDVAVRWEVAEDPGMRRVVRRGTAAARRDFAHSVHVEVTGLRPGREYWYRFRTGGELSPVGRTKTAPAAGSLTPMTLALATCQSWSDGFYTAYRHLASQDVDLVAHLGDYIYEYPVGRTSGPRGTDLSAAHNAETLTLDQYRLRYALYRTDPDLQAAHAAAPWIVTVDDHDVEDNWSDETSFSGASPEDLLRRRAAAFRAYYEHLPLRASSLPQGPDMRLHRTLDYGGLARFHVLDARQFRDPIDITRRDDPARSMLGAAQERWLLDGLADSGAVWNVLTQQVLMMQLDRLTDPGLQQLNGDAWDGYTATRNRLLDGIAERRVANPVVLTGDMHVNMAGTVKRDFTDPSSPAVAPEFVTTSITSGGNGADSGPQAGEWLAANPHLSFYNGQRGYVRCTVSPGEWRADYLVVDKVSVPDGAVSTRRSFVVEAGRPELQEA
- a CDS encoding RidA family protein translates to MPSNRRDFIRKAAPVAAVAAVPVVAGGQAMADDKDQSSGKGHGRPPRKEVHYPGGGEPPENPLFSPIVTYGNMVFISGIGAHFEGDIRSHTDHVLNEIERYLESVGSSMEKVLKVNVYLNTLDDYAGMNEVFLGRWGKEPGVRTTIAAAAGIPGDSLVEIDCIAVI